Within Oncorhynchus keta strain PuntledgeMale-10-30-2019 chromosome 30, Oket_V2, whole genome shotgun sequence, the genomic segment acaTCGTTTGAAATGTGGGGTACTGGGGTCACAAGGGACCACTTTTACATTATGCAGGATAAGTTGGTCAACTGATTTGAATAATTACAGTACACCCCTGTCTAAACACAGTTACTGTGAAGCACTGTGTGACTTTTTCAACTTGTTCTACAATAGTTTTTACAACCATTGTtcatgtaaaaagggctttataaattaatttaatgattgattgattgattgattgattgattgattgactttgTGCTGTGTAGATAATGCGTCAGACCCGGGCGTGACAGCCAGGCAGATCTGGATAGATGTGGTGGAGGAACAGCAACAGCTCTGTCTGGCCTTCACTGACAACGGCAGCGGCATGACCCCCAACAAACTGCACAAAATGCTCAGGTGAGAAACAAGCTTACGTGCGtttggctacacacacacactgctgtttgaTCATCCATGTTGcagcctctacacacacacacacacactgctgtttgaTCATCCATGTTGcagcctatacacacacacacacactgctgtttgaTCATCCATGTTGcagcctctacacacacacacacacactgctgtttgaTCATCCATGTTGcagcctctacacacacacacacacacacacacacactgctgtttgaTCATCCATGttgcagcctacacacacacacactgctgtttgaTCATCCATGttgcagcctacacacacacacacacacacacacacacacacacacacacacacacacacacacacacacacacacacacacactgctgtttgaTCATCCATGTTGcagcctctacacacacacacacacacacacactgctgtttgaTCATCCATGttgcagcctacacacacacacacacacacacacacacacacacacacacacacacacacacacacacacactgctgtttgaTCATCCATGttgcagcctacacacacacacacactgctgtttgaTCATCCATGTTGcagcctctacacacacacacacacacacacacacacacacacacacacacacacactgctgtttgaTCATCCATGTTGcagcctatacacacacacacacacacactgctgtttgaTCATCCATGTTGcagcctctacacacacacacacacacacacacacacacactgctgtttgaTCATCCATGTTGcagcctctacacacacacacacacacacacacactgctgtttgaTCATCCATGttgcagcctacacacacacacacacacacacacacactgctgtttgaTCATCCATGTTGcagcctctacacacacacactgctgtttgaTCATCCATGttgcagcctacacacacacacacacacacacacacacactgctgtttgaTCATCCATGttgcagcctacacacacacacactgctgtttgaTCATCCATGttgcagcctacacacacacacacacacactgctgtttgaTCATCCATGTTGcagcctctacacacacacacactgctgtttgaTCATCCATGTTGCAGCCTCTACACCAGGGGTCCCCAAACTTTTTCCTGTGAGGGCCACATAACTTTTCCCTTCTCTGATGGGGGCCGGTGTCAGTTTGTAACAGAAAAAGTGTGACGATCGTAGGGGAgcttaaaaaatgtattgttttccAGAAAGCCACACATAACCAAATAACCCTTTCCAGGTTCTTTACAGAAAAAAGTCAGGAAACAAATAATAACACTATTAATTAAatacataataaataaataacccTCTCTGAGTTCTTCACAGaaaaaaacaggaaataaataataactaaATAACTCTCTCTGGGTTCTTCATAGAAAAAAAAGCCATGGAACATTAACTTTCTGTCGTGCCATGCACAATCTTAACAGATAAAAGTTCAGCTCAGTTGTCAGAGCAGAATCTCTCTGACACATATGAGCAGTCTCTTAAAGTGCTTGTGTTCCTTCCTTATAATCCTTTTGTAGGTTCCAGTAGGCTTGTAGACACAGCTGTTTGCAGCTCTCTCTCATCAACTTCCCTGTGAAAACCACAAAAGAAGCAGGTTGAGAAACTGAACTAAGTGATACAGCACCTACACAGCACAATACATTTCACTACCagtatggttgtaaagatggattTTATCCCAGTAGATTTGATTATGGTTATATTTGTTTATGCTCAGAATGACTCATTCAAGTCAGAAAAGTGAGCTTACCTATCTATGTATGTTCATCAGTGTGAACTGTGGGCCTGCATCTGGCTGGTGAGAAGTTGAATATCAGGTTCCATTCTAGTTACAGCCAGTCTCAAGCAGTGATGCAAATGTTCATCTGTCAATCTTGATCTCATCGGGGTTTTCAGCAGTTTCATGCGAGAAAAGGTTTTCTCGCAGATATACGTGCTGCCAAAAACTGTGGACATTTTCATTGCGTGTTTTTGATGTTTGGATATGTGTCGTTTGGGAGGGCGGCATAGAAGTCAATGAGACTGTTGGGCTTGAATGCGTCTTTCAGAACATCACAGTTCTGTAACTCAGCCAACTCAAACTGATATGAAGGCTGGGCTTCATCAATGTCTGCAACAAAGGGGTTCTGAAAAAGACGGATTTCTTTTGCATGAACATGTAGTTCACTGAATCGCACACCGAACTCCGCCTTCAGCATTTCCAGTGCTTCCACGCACTTTTCAGCTGGGAACGGGACCGCTGGGTTCTCTGTCGACAGGTTTTGGGTAGCAGGAAGATGTACGAAGTTGCGCTTTTTCACTGGAGGCCTGCCAGCTCCTCGCATATCTCAAAGTTTGCGCTAACTCCACGAATAAAAATGAGCAGTTGCGCTGTGTCTTGCACGTCCGTGCTCTCATCCAGTGCTAATGAAAACAAGTCAAATTCTTTCGTCTTCTGCTGCAGCTGGGCATATACATTACTCCCGATTTCTTCAACGCGTCTGGTGATTGTACTCGCCGACAGACTTACGGCATTAAATGCATCTTTCTTCTCGGGACACACCTCCTCCGCGACAGCATCCATACATTTCTTAACAAACTCTCCGTCAGTGAAAGGCTTACCGCTTCTTGCTATCAGTTTAGCAACCCGAAAGCTGGCCCGAACGGATGCCTGGTTCAGCTGAGCTTGGCGTACAAATGCATTCTGCTGAGATAGTAGTCCACTTTTTAGCTTTGAGAGTTTGTCTGCTCGTATTTGGCCTTGCAAGCTATCGTGGGATTCATAGTGTCGGCGAAGATTGTATTCTTTGAATACCGCCACCGTCTCTTGACAGATGAGACAAACAGCCTTTTCTTTGCATTGAACAAAAAAATAATCGTTTGTCCACTGCAGGTTAAATACCCTGCATTCTGAATCAATTTTTCTCTTACCTAACCTTTTCGCCATTATTCCGTTCTCTCTTTGACAGGGCCGGGcctaggattttttttttctggAGGCCAAATAGGAAAAAAATTCGATAGCGTCTCTTGGTATTGTTCAGAGGGCCGGGCCAAATGTGCTGTATCCGGCCCNNNNNNNNNNNNNNNNNNNNNNNNNNNNNNNNNNNNNNNNNNNNNNNNNNNNNNNNNNNNNNNNNNNNNNNNNNNNNNNNNNNNNNNNNNNNNNNNNNNNTTGATCATCCATGTTGcagcctctacacacacacacactgctgtttgaTCATCCATGTTGcagcctctacacacacacacacacactgctgtttgaTCATCCATGTTGcagcctctacacacacacacacacacacactgctatgtGAAAGGTTATACTGTAATTACCCATACATAAACAACTGAGTTGAATTACTAACATTTTGTCTTTGTTCCACACCATTTTTTTTCTCACTTATGCGACATGCCCACTCTCTCTCACGTAAACCTGTGAACACACAATCGCTCTCTTTTCTCCACCTCattctcacatacacacaaacacacatcctaCACACAAACTATCTCTCTGCACACAAATACAGACCCACTTTTCTCACTTCTACACCAATACAGACACGTCTCCAACTAACGCTGCAATCTCACCCcactctttctctttgtctgttcAGTTTTGGTTTCACAGAGAAAGGGTCTGGTAAGGGCAGCCACCAGGCCATCGGTGTCTATGGAAACGGCTTTAAGTCTGGCTCCATGCGTCTGGGTCGTGACGCTCTGATCTTCACTAAGAACGGAGGCTGTCTGACCGTCGGCATGCTGTCCCAGAGCTACCTACAGGCTATAAAGGCACAGGCTGTCATCGTCCCCATAGTGCCCTTCAACCAACAGACCAATATccttacacagagagagataggatgtTTGTCATGTAAATGtttgtcatgccaataaagcaattgaatttgagagagaggaaaacagacagagaggaagacagacagagaggaagacagacagagaggaagacagacagagaggaagacagacagagaggacgacagacagagaggacgacagacagagaggaagacagacagagaggacgacagacagagaggacgacagacagagaggaagacagacagagaggacgacagacagagaggacgacaagagtacatgcatgtgtgtgttcgaAGGATTGATtgaaaaactgtgtgtgtgtgtgcgtccgtgtgcTTGCCTGTATGTGTATCCTGGTTGCTCTCCTTAACTATGTCTTACAGGTGCTGGTAGTGACTGAGGACTCTGAGGCCAGTCTGAATGCCATCCTGACCCACTCTCTGATCCACACTCAGAAGGAGCTGCTACAGCACTTTGAGTCCATCCTCTCGAAGAAGGGCACTAAGATCCTCATCTGGAACATACGCAGGTCAGGAAACACACCCACGTAATCGCTGTGAGATGGCTAGCTAGTTTGCGGTGCGATCTATTAGTGTTTCCATCGATGACGTCTCTCGCTCTGAGACCTCAAAATAGAagttccctttgctctgcaagggccgctgcTTTTGCAGAGCGATAGGTAATGGATGCtttgagggtgactgttgtcaatGTTTTCAAAGGGTCCCTGATTCGAGTCCAGGTTGGGGCAAGGAGAGGGCGGAAGCAAAActgttacacacaaacacattctgcTTATTTGTTAGTAATGACACAGTATTGGGTATCATCTCTGAAAGCAGAAAGGATCAGTGGCCAATTAATGATTCATTACAGGCAAGTGGGATATTTTATCATTCTTTGAAGAATGAGGCTGACACAAGTAATGAGTTCTACAATATCACGTACAGGAACAAAGATGGTAAGCCGGAGCTGGATTTCGAGACAGATGAGTTTGACATCCGGATGCCAGAGATCCACTCAGAGGAGACCAAGACTAGAGGCAGGAAGAAGAGCTTCCCTGGACCGCAGAGGACTGACCACACCATCCCAGAGATGGACTACTCCCTGAGAGTGAGTGATAAAAAAAGAGGAGTGATGATGTGTTACAATGAGAGTGAGTGTTGAGCGAGTGATGAGAGACATGTCAGGGTGGTTAAGAGAATGTTAATTGTAAACATTTCAGTCACCTTGGAACTCTATTCAACAACTGTATTCACCAGAGGATTGTGACCTTGAATGCAGCATAGCCAAACAGAGTGATAAAGGAAGGTGAGAAGGTCTGATGGTTTAGAATAGGATTCTGAACAGGAAGTCCAATCCTCTATAAAGTCTCATTCATTCACATTCTCTCACAGGCCTACCTCAGCATCTTGTACCTGAAGCCTCGGACTCAGATCATCCTGCGACAGAAGAAGGTTCAGACCAAGCTGGTCGCCAAGAGCCTGTCGCAGATTGAGAATGATGTTTATAAACCCCAATTCAATGTATCCTTCTGTAGAACTAGAATCTGTTGGTCCATTCATTTCTATCCAAAAACGATTATTGCGTTTATCAAAGTATTCTGTAAGTAATAGAACTTAACCTTAACATACCTTAACCTAACTTAACTTACATAGCGACGATGCAAAGTACTGTTGTCACTTGTACAGGCTTCAGTCTAGGCGTATGCCCAGaaaacttaaccttaaccatttctATCAGAAAGACAGAGTTAAGGTCACCTTTGGGTTCAACCGTAAGAACAAAGACCACTATGGCATCATGATGTACCACAAGAACCGCCTCATCAAGTCATATGAGAAGGTTGGCTACCAGATCAAGGTACATATTAATTAAAGACTGTAATGTTGAGTTTATCTGTCAACACCTGCGGCCACAAACAAGATATATGATATGAGAGATTGTGTGAGGTTTTGGTGTAATAGTTATACTGTAGACAATAAtgtgctctcttctctctctctctccttttaaatcactcctcctccatctctattctctatcactcctcctccatctccatctctcttcccacctctccctctacttctcctttacctctatatctctctcttcttcttttttccccctctccctgtttCAGTCGTCAGGTCAGAGGGCAGGGGTTGGGGTTATTGGAATCATTGAGTGCAACTTCCTGAAGCCGGCTCACAACAAGCAAGACTTTGAATACACCAAAGagtacaggtacaacacacacacaaatgaatcAGTATTATCATGAACCGGGTGAGCAGATTGACATGCTATTTATAGTTCAGGATGTGAACATCCTCTA encodes:
- the LOC118363240 gene encoding MORC family CW-type zinc finger protein 3-like encodes the protein MARFSEHGIRLSSMSPSFLNSNSTSHTWPFSAVAELIDNASDPGVTARQIWIDVVEEQQQLCLAFTDNGSGMTPNKLHKMLSFGFTEKGSGKGSHQAIGVYGNGFKSGSMRLGRDALIFTKNGGCLTVGMLSQSYLQAIKAQAVIVPIVPFNQQTKVLVVTEDSEASLNAILTHSLIHTQKELLQHFESILSKKGTKILIWNIRRNKDGKPELDFETDEFDIRMPEIHSEETKTRGRKKSFPGPQRTDHTIPEMDYSLRAYLSILYLKPRTQIILRQKKVQTKLVAKSLSQIENDVYKPQFNKDRVKVTFGFNRKNKDHYGIMMYHKNRLIKSYEKVGYQIKSSGQRAGVGVIGIIECNFLKPAHNKQDFEYTKEYRLTLSSLGLKLNDYWNEMMEKKAREREFLAAEKKNEEEDEEEEEEESPVWLQCEDCLRWRRVPEGHYSSTPEHWSCSQNPNTMLRSCSLPEEAEESEEELTPSYQKKTYKKDQGLVKKRGRPRKHHVLPQGLSEPVLLRPLPRDAPLPLSEPVLLRPLPRDAPLPLTEPVLLRPLPPDAPSICSQRRLRRASRISQWLHWWPL